Proteins co-encoded in one Sulfurimonas sp. HSL1-2 genomic window:
- a CDS encoding coproporphyrinogen III oxidase — translation MERIYSKTAESEAAIALMENLQLYFVNRLNGLSQIFGANVPFEAVEWFRDEGRHGGGMRYEGRDERLFNRASVNVSQVHYEDMPQKKLDAASAISTIIHPRNPHVPSIHMHISYTRMKDGNGYWRIMADLNPSIFYEEDQHRFIEHLNFITPDLFDKGAEQGDRYFRIPALGRHRGVAHFYLEHYNSGDFGTDYGFAKYFAEQVIDVYVSIISDALAKRTEVSEEDVAEQLAYHTLYFFQVLTLDRGTTSGLLIHDQNDVGIMGSIPEFVDRTLLQSWLPKMTAPQDALLQALIDALPDEEIVLVDEPVKARLAAAVRAHYKAHPEALSMQADSVVVPPTVENHR, via the coding sequence ATGGAACGTATCTACTCGAAAACGGCGGAGTCCGAGGCGGCGATCGCCCTGATGGAGAACCTGCAGCTCTATTTTGTCAACCGTCTCAACGGCCTCAGCCAGATCTTCGGTGCGAACGTCCCTTTTGAAGCGGTGGAGTGGTTCCGCGACGAAGGGCGCCACGGCGGCGGGATGCGCTACGAGGGGCGCGACGAGCGCCTCTTCAACCGCGCCTCTGTCAACGTCTCCCAGGTACATTACGAGGATATGCCCCAGAAGAAGCTCGACGCCGCCAGCGCCATCTCGACCATCATCCACCCGCGCAACCCCCATGTCCCCTCTATCCACATGCACATCAGCTACACCCGTATGAAGGACGGGAACGGCTACTGGCGCATCATGGCGGACCTGAACCCCTCCATCTTCTACGAAGAGGATCAGCACCGCTTTATCGAGCACCTCAACTTCATCACCCCCGACCTTTTCGATAAAGGCGCGGAGCAGGGAGACCGCTACTTCCGTATCCCCGCCCTGGGACGCCACCGCGGCGTCGCGCACTTCTACCTGGAGCACTACAACAGCGGCGATTTCGGGACGGACTACGGTTTTGCGAAGTATTTTGCCGAGCAGGTGATCGACGTTTACGTCTCCATTATCTCGGACGCCCTCGCCAAGCGGACGGAGGTGAGCGAAGAGGATGTCGCCGAACAGCTCGCCTACCACACGCTCTACTTTTTCCAGGTTCTCACCCTCGACCGCGGCACGACCTCCGGCCTGCTGATCCATGACCAGAACGATGTCGGCATTATGGGCTCCATCCCCGAGTTCGTCGACAGAACGCTGCTGCAGAGCTGGCTGCCGAAGATGACCGCCCCGCAGGACGCACTCCTCCAGGCGCTCATCGACGCCCTCCCCGACGAGGAGATCGTCCTGGTCGACGAACCGGTCAAGGCGCGCCTTGCCGCAGCGGTACGCGCCCATTACAAAGCCCATCCGGAGGCCCTTTCCATGCAGGCCGACAGCGTTGTCGTCCCGCCGACCGTGGAGAACCACCGCTAG
- the metE gene encoding 5-methyltetrahydropteroyltriglutamate--homocysteine S-methyltransferase produces the protein MSKNYVIGYPRIGENRELKFALENYWSGKSDLAALEASAAELRRRHWKEQHDAGIAVISCNDFSYYDAMLDTCIMLGAVPARFRNIKDETLRYFTMARGDSQRTAMQMTKWFNTNYHYIVPEFAADDTFAPNAAKIISEYREAKAAGIAPKINLIGPLTFLWLGKSVDRNFDRHAHFDAVVACYEAVLTAISTLDEQITVQIDEPLLVTGPDVKTLSLLKRAYDRLGSTVSHVKIIVATYFEHACEAVEVLAHTPISGIALDFVHGPRNMDALATIAQSGKTLIAGVIDGRNVWRSDLDAVGDRLETIAQTVPKALIVPATSCSLLHVPYSLEAETKLDAEIKQWLAFAKEKLAELNLVAKRFAGEALDDAELSLMQLSREAVHTRQCSPRIHDAAVQQRVASQTTTERAQPYTERIKAQREALAYPLLPTTTIGSFPQTPELRSLRRDFKRGDIDARTYEAGIKAYIDDCIAFQESIGLDVLVHGEPERNDMVEYFGEQLAGFAFSANGWVQSYGSRCVKPPLIYGDVSRPLPMTVGWTTYAQSKTAKIVKGMLTGPVTILNWSFVRDDMSRADVAAQIAIAIGDEVDDLQDSGIRIIQVDEAAFKEGYPLRRENIAAYETWAVDAFRRSVACARSETQIHTHMCYSQFNDIIHTIEAMDADVISIETARSGNALLRIFKEVGYKQEVGPGVYDIHSPRIPPVAEMVAQIHALLEVLPQEQLWINPDCGLKTRKWEEVKPSLANMVEAVGEVRASFDAIIASKKGDAAWTNPSRSSTATSGL, from the coding sequence ATGTCAAAAAACTACGTTATCGGCTACCCGCGCATCGGGGAGAACCGCGAACTGAAATTCGCGCTGGAGAACTACTGGAGCGGCAAAAGCGACCTCGCGGCCCTGGAAGCGAGCGCGGCAGAACTGCGCCGCCGCCACTGGAAGGAGCAGCATGACGCCGGCATCGCTGTCATCAGCTGCAACGACTTCAGCTACTACGACGCGATGCTCGATACCTGTATCATGCTCGGTGCGGTCCCGGCCCGCTTCCGCAACATCAAGGACGAAACGCTCCGCTACTTCACGATGGCCCGCGGCGACAGTCAGCGTACCGCGATGCAGATGACCAAGTGGTTCAATACCAACTACCACTATATCGTCCCCGAGTTCGCTGCAGACGACACCTTCGCGCCGAACGCCGCGAAGATCATCTCCGAATACCGTGAAGCAAAGGCCGCGGGGATCGCCCCGAAAATCAACCTGATCGGCCCCCTCACTTTCCTCTGGCTCGGCAAAAGCGTCGACAGAAACTTTGACCGCCATGCCCATTTCGATGCCGTTGTCGCCTGCTACGAAGCGGTGCTGACGGCGATCAGTACTCTCGACGAGCAGATTACCGTCCAGATCGACGAGCCGCTCCTGGTAACGGGGCCGGACGTCAAAACCCTGAGCCTGCTCAAACGCGCCTACGACCGGCTCGGCTCCACCGTCTCACACGTCAAAATCATCGTCGCGACCTACTTCGAACACGCCTGCGAGGCCGTCGAAGTCCTGGCCCATACGCCGATCAGCGGGATCGCCCTCGACTTCGTCCATGGCCCGCGCAACATGGATGCCCTCGCCACTATCGCCCAAAGCGGAAAAACGCTCATTGCAGGGGTGATCGACGGGCGGAATGTCTGGCGCAGCGACCTCGATGCCGTCGGCGACAGGCTCGAGACGATCGCGCAGACGGTGCCGAAAGCCCTTATCGTTCCCGCCACCTCCTGTTCGCTGCTGCACGTCCCCTATTCGCTCGAAGCGGAAACGAAACTCGATGCGGAAATAAAGCAGTGGCTCGCCTTTGCGAAGGAGAAGCTGGCCGAACTGAACCTCGTCGCCAAACGCTTCGCCGGTGAGGCACTGGACGATGCAGAGCTGAGCCTGATGCAACTCAGCCGGGAAGCGGTCCACACACGGCAATGCTCCCCGCGCATCCACGACGCCGCCGTACAGCAGCGCGTTGCATCGCAGACGACGACGGAGCGTGCGCAACCCTATACGGAGCGGATCAAGGCCCAGCGCGAAGCACTGGCCTACCCCCTGCTGCCGACGACGACCATCGGTTCTTTCCCGCAGACGCCGGAACTGCGTAGCCTTCGCCGCGACTTCAAACGCGGCGACATCGATGCCCGGACGTACGAAGCGGGCATCAAAGCCTATATCGACGACTGCATCGCCTTTCAGGAGTCGATCGGGCTGGACGTACTCGTGCACGGCGAACCGGAACGCAACGATATGGTCGAGTATTTCGGCGAACAGCTCGCCGGGTTTGCGTTCAGCGCCAACGGCTGGGTTCAGAGCTACGGCAGCCGCTGCGTCAAGCCGCCGCTCATCTACGGCGACGTCAGCCGCCCGCTGCCGATGACGGTGGGCTGGACGACCTATGCGCAGAGCAAAACGGCGAAGATCGTCAAGGGCATGCTCACCGGCCCCGTCACGATCCTCAACTGGTCCTTCGTCCGCGACGACATGTCCCGTGCCGATGTTGCCGCGCAGATCGCCATTGCCATCGGCGACGAGGTCGACGACCTCCAGGATTCCGGTATCCGCATCATCCAGGTGGACGAGGCGGCCTTCAAGGAGGGGTACCCGCTGCGCCGCGAGAATATCGCTGCCTACGAGACGTGGGCCGTCGACGCCTTCCGCCGCAGCGTCGCCTGTGCACGCAGCGAGACGCAGATCCATACGCATATGTGCTACAGCCAGTTCAACGACATCATCCACACCATCGAGGCGATGGACGCGGACGTCATCTCCATCGAGACTGCCCGCAGCGGCAACGCCTTGCTGCGCATCTTCAAGGAGGTCGGCTACAAGCAGGAGGTCGGGCCAGGCGTCTACGACATCCACTCCCCCCGCATCCCGCCGGTGGCGGAGATGGTCGCGCAGATTCATGCCCTGCTGGAGGTACTGCCGCAAGAGCAGCTCTGGATCAACCCCGACTGCGGCCTTAAAACCCGAAAATGGGAGGAGGTCAAACCGAGCCTGGCCAACATGGTCGAAGCCGTCGGGGAGGTCCGCGCCTCATTTGACGCTATAATCGCATCCAAAAAAGGCGATGCAGCATGGACGAACCCCTCGAGATCCTCTACCGCGACGAGTGGCTTGTAG
- a CDS encoding NAD-binding protein — protein MNIIIAGAGRVGYRLASTLSHRHNVTIIDQRAAALQQLQESIDVFTIAGNIENPDTYLPLKNRRFDIFIAVTDSDEANILSTLIAGDFIDADTKIIRLKNPYFADSTIAGKLGISSAVFPFSSAARSISALLDYPQANNVKSFIYSPFQMVSVYVESAPETGIPVAEFVHETCVVVGLERAKHFTLPDAESVLYRGDLVYFFGDPDTIRAYCARLNPAVPDRISRVAIFDAGLLGLEIAKALIPRGIKLKIIDKHLEKCERASELLQEHASVINSHYIEHTLFDNEHAGRADMAIFTSEEDEENIIRCLEAKEHGIPRTVAINNDIERYGLMHSLGIIPMRGPKSSAYYAILEAIGSSSIISERHYCGGRGIIYSRKIFSDSPMLEKMLPPPDPKRCRSFLLRDNLLLPWVAKLQLHEEDVLFVFLDAENEEAMKRWIYTL, from the coding sequence GTGAATATCATCATCGCCGGGGCCGGACGGGTCGGCTACCGCCTCGCCAGCACCCTTTCACACCGCCACAACGTCACCATCATCGACCAGCGGGCCGCGGCGCTGCAGCAGCTCCAGGAGAGCATCGACGTCTTCACCATCGCGGGCAACATCGAGAACCCCGACACCTACCTTCCCCTGAAAAACCGCCGGTTCGACATATTCATCGCGGTGACCGACAGCGACGAAGCGAACATACTCTCCACCCTCATTGCCGGGGATTTCATCGATGCCGATACCAAGATCATCCGTCTCAAGAACCCCTACTTCGCCGACAGCACCATTGCCGGGAAACTCGGCATCAGCAGCGCCGTTTTCCCCTTCTCCTCCGCGGCCCGCTCCATCAGCGCCCTGCTGGACTACCCGCAGGCAAACAACGTCAAATCCTTTATCTATTCGCCTTTTCAGATGGTCTCCGTCTACGTCGAAAGCGCACCGGAGACGGGCATCCCCGTCGCGGAGTTTGTCCATGAAACCTGCGTCGTCGTCGGCCTGGAGCGTGCCAAGCACTTCACCCTGCCCGATGCGGAGAGCGTGCTCTACCGGGGCGACCTCGTCTACTTCTTCGGGGATCCCGACACCATCCGCGCCTACTGCGCCCGGCTCAACCCCGCCGTCCCCGACCGCATCAGCCGCGTCGCCATCTTCGATGCGGGGCTGCTGGGACTTGAGATCGCCAAGGCGCTGATCCCGCGGGGGATCAAGCTCAAGATCATCGACAAGCATCTCGAGAAATGCGAACGCGCTTCCGAACTGCTGCAGGAGCATGCGTCGGTGATCAACAGCCACTACATCGAACACACCCTCTTCGACAATGAGCATGCCGGCCGTGCCGATATGGCCATCTTTACGAGCGAAGAGGACGAGGAGAACATCATCCGCTGCCTCGAGGCCAAAGAACACGGCATCCCGCGCACGGTCGCCATCAACAACGATATTGAGCGCTACGGCCTGATGCATTCGCTCGGCATCATCCCGATGCGCGGCCCGAAATCGAGTGCCTATTACGCCATCCTCGAGGCGATCGGGTCGAGCTCCATCATCTCCGAACGCCACTACTGCGGCGGCAGGGGGATCATCTATTCGCGCAAGATCTTTTCCGACTCGCCGATGCTCGAGAAGATGCTCCCGCCGCCGGACCCGAAGCGCTGCAGAAGTTTTCTGCTCAGAGACAACCTCCTCCTGCCGTGGGTCGCAAAATTGCAACTGCACGAGGAGGACGTTCTGTTCGTATTTCTTGATGCCGAAAATGAGGAGGCGATGAAGCGGTGGATATACACACTCTGA
- the lpxB gene encoding lipid-A-disaccharide synthase: MKLLVSALEHSANVHLKALKAELSDDVELIGIFDSSLGEPLVDLRSLAIMGFVDALKKLRYFFKLADEMVELAAGADKVLLMDSSGFNLPLAKKIKKRYPEKEIIYYILPQAWAWKQKRIPVLERTIDRLASILPFEKEYYSPDAPIEYVGHPLLDEIAHFKTDSAPTVKRVVFMPGSRKSEIRRLMPLFRELRARLDAEAVLVVPKHFAKEELNDLYGNLSPFIVAHDAHAALYESDFAFICSGTATLEASLIGTPFVLAYVAKPLDYLIAKTLVKLDYIGLANIMFSRFKGRPLHPELIQDAVTAEALLEAMQALDRQAFLEDSKALRAYLEHGSSARVAHLIEGEQE; encoded by the coding sequence ACTCGGCCAATGTCCACTTGAAAGCCCTCAAAGCCGAACTGAGCGACGACGTCGAGCTGATCGGCATCTTCGACAGCTCCCTGGGTGAGCCCCTCGTCGACCTCCGCTCCCTGGCCATCATGGGCTTCGTCGATGCGCTCAAAAAGCTGCGCTACTTCTTCAAACTCGCCGACGAGATGGTTGAGCTCGCCGCCGGGGCCGACAAGGTGCTGCTGATGGACTCATCGGGCTTCAACCTCCCCCTGGCCAAAAAGATCAAGAAGCGCTACCCGGAGAAGGAGATCATCTACTACATCCTCCCGCAGGCCTGGGCGTGGAAGCAAAAGCGCATCCCCGTACTGGAGCGCACGATCGACCGGCTCGCTTCCATCCTTCCCTTTGAGAAGGAGTACTACAGCCCGGACGCCCCCATCGAGTACGTCGGCCACCCCCTGCTCGACGAGATCGCGCACTTCAAAACCGACAGCGCGCCGACCGTCAAACGCGTCGTATTCATGCCCGGCAGCCGCAAAAGCGAGATCCGCCGCCTGATGCCGCTTTTCCGGGAACTGCGCGCGCGTCTCGATGCCGAAGCGGTGCTTGTCGTGCCGAAGCATTTTGCGAAAGAAGAGCTGAATGATCTTTACGGTAACCTATCACCGTTTATTGTGGCACACGATGCGCATGCAGCACTCTATGAGAGCGACTTCGCCTTCATCTGCAGCGGGACGGCGACCCTGGAAGCTTCGCTGATCGGTACCCCGTTCGTCCTCGCCTACGTGGCGAAACCGCTGGACTACCTGATCGCAAAAACGCTCGTCAAACTCGACTACATCGGCCTGGCGAACATCATGTTCTCCCGCTTCAAAGGGCGGCCGCTGCACCCGGAGCTGATCCAGGACGCCGTCACGGCGGAAGCGCTTCTGGAGGCGATGCAGGCCCTTGACCGGCAGGCGTTCCTCGAAGACTCCAAAGCGCTCAGGGCGTACCTTGAGCACGGCAGCAGCGCTCGTGTGGCACATCTTATCGAAGGTGAACAGGAATGA
- a CDS encoding methyltransferase domain-containing protein: protein MAQKDKEKWDKKYTEMEGLLERRPPSELVSKHAAEAPGARALDLACGGGRHSLYLADRGFTVDAVDISTVALAALREKADLGHINLIEADLDTFVPDAGAYDMIVKTNFLDRDLIGRAKAALRPGGIMVVETYMADEGNEKPDSNPDFLLQKEELKSLFGEGFTVLEYKEFWNEPYEKYRMKKQAIAVRKD, encoded by the coding sequence TTGGCACAAAAAGACAAAGAGAAATGGGATAAGAAGTACACCGAGATGGAGGGGCTGCTCGAACGCAGGCCGCCGAGCGAGCTGGTCAGCAAACACGCCGCCGAAGCCCCCGGAGCGAGGGCCCTCGACCTCGCCTGCGGCGGCGGACGCCACAGCCTCTATCTGGCCGACAGGGGTTTTACGGTCGATGCCGTGGACATCTCGACCGTCGCCCTCGCGGCGCTGCGTGAAAAAGCGGACCTCGGGCACATCAACCTGATCGAGGCGGACCTCGACACCTTCGTCCCCGACGCGGGAGCCTACGACATGATCGTGAAGACGAACTTCCTTGACCGCGACCTGATCGGGCGTGCGAAAGCGGCGCTGAGACCCGGCGGCATCATGGTCGTGGAGACCTACATGGCCGACGAAGGCAACGAAAAACCCGACTCCAACCCCGACTTCCTGCTCCAGAAGGAGGAGCTCAAATCACTCTTCGGCGAGGGTTTTACCGTGCTCGAGTACAAAGAGTTCTGGAACGAACCGTACGAGAAATACCGTATGAAGAAGCAGGCCATCGCCGTACGCAAAGATTGA
- a CDS encoding acyl-ACP--UDP-N- acetylglucosamine O-acyltransferase: MIHPTAVIAPGAQIAPDAQIGPFCHIGAESVIGAGARLEAHVVLEGPVTLEKGVRLFSFVKIGNGLAPVTLGRGTFVREFCQIATQNDTADAVSIGEENFIMAYVQLFPGVSLGANCILTNAVTMQEKSRCEERVIVGGLSTVAAGCTIGTGVMVGGASNLRYDVPPFCLVEGNPATVRGLNLIGMRRRFEDREDIESVRRCFRQLHKQFDPLAAAEMTEALDNPQAKRFTGFIAAHRCA, from the coding sequence ATGATCCATCCTACCGCCGTCATCGCTCCGGGTGCCCAGATCGCCCCGGACGCCCAGATCGGGCCTTTCTGCCATATCGGCGCCGAGAGCGTCATCGGGGCGGGCGCTCGGCTTGAAGCGCACGTCGTGCTTGAAGGGCCCGTCACCCTCGAAAAGGGCGTACGCCTCTTCTCCTTTGTCAAGATCGGCAACGGCCTCGCCCCCGTGACCCTGGGGCGTGGTACCTTTGTGCGCGAGTTCTGCCAGATCGCGACCCAGAACGACACGGCCGACGCCGTGAGCATCGGCGAAGAGAACTTCATCATGGCCTACGTCCAGCTCTTTCCCGGGGTCTCCCTCGGGGCCAACTGCATCCTTACCAACGCCGTGACGATGCAGGAGAAGAGCCGCTGCGAGGAGCGCGTCATCGTCGGCGGGCTCAGCACCGTTGCGGCGGGCTGTACCATCGGCACGGGCGTCATGGTCGGTGGTGCGTCGAACCTCCGGTACGACGTCCCGCCCTTCTGCCTCGTCGAAGGCAACCCCGCCACCGTCCGCGGCCTCAACCTGATCGGGATGCGGCGCCGCTTTGAGGACCGCGAAGATATCGAAAGCGTGCGCCGCTGCTTCCGGCAGCTGCACAAGCAGTTCGATCCCCTCGCTGCCGCCGAAATGACCGAAGCCCTCGATAACCCGCAGGCCAAACGTTTTACCGGCTTTATCGCCGCACACCGCTGCGCCTGA
- a CDS encoding Gfo/Idh/MocA family oxidoreductase produces the protein MIKIALIGLGSMGRNHYRILHALGEKVQIVALCDVVKNGDFAEPFFTDVDEMLDTAKPDAAIIVVPTFLHKEVALKCIERGVHVFIEKPAASTIEDAKLIAKAVKEAGLKSCVGHVERFNPVVQALKEELKGKEIYTMSITRVGPFPPRIADVGVLTDLSVHDIDLMRFITHRNILEKNIFKSRKIHNHHEDNAVLSFELEDAIVAEILTNWLTPFKKRTIEVACKDAYFEADLITQNLTEYSNFHVNNSYVVRGCHIKKDEPLLKEVEAFVTYLETGERGSLATIEDSIITLQVATEA, from the coding sequence ATGATCAAGATCGCCCTGATCGGCCTGGGTTCCATGGGCCGCAACCACTACCGCATCCTCCATGCCCTCGGCGAGAAGGTGCAGATCGTAGCCCTCTGCGACGTCGTGAAAAACGGCGACTTCGCCGAGCCCTTCTTCACCGACGTCGACGAGATGCTCGACACCGCCAAGCCCGATGCCGCCATCATCGTCGTGCCGACCTTCCTGCACAAAGAGGTCGCGCTCAAGTGTATCGAGCGCGGGGTGCATGTCTTTATCGAAAAGCCGGCGGCCTCGACCATCGAGGACGCGAAACTGATCGCCAAGGCGGTCAAAGAGGCGGGGCTTAAAAGCTGCGTCGGCCACGTCGAACGTTTCAACCCCGTCGTCCAGGCGCTCAAAGAGGAGCTCAAAGGCAAGGAGATCTATACGATGTCCATCACCCGCGTCGGCCCCTTCCCGCCGCGTATCGCCGACGTCGGCGTCCTCACGGACCTCTCCGTGCACGACATCGACCTGATGCGCTTCATCACCCACCGCAACATCCTGGAGAAGAACATCTTCAAATCCCGCAAGATCCACAACCACCACGAGGACAACGCGGTCCTGAGCTTCGAGCTTGAAGACGCCATTGTCGCCGAGATCCTCACCAACTGGCTCACACCGTTCAAAAAACGCACCATCGAGGTCGCCTGCAAGGACGCCTACTTCGAGGCGGACCTGATCACGCAGAACCTCACGGAGTATTCGAACTTCCACGTCAACAACTCCTACGTCGTGCGCGGCTGCCACATCAAGAAGGACGAACCGCTCCTCAAAGAGGTCGAGGCCTTCGTCACCTACCTTGAAACGGGCGAGCGCGGCTCGCTGGCCACGATCGAGGACAGTATCATTACCCTGCAGGTGGCAACCGAAGCATGA
- a CDS encoding TrkH family potassium uptake protein codes for MDIHTLINSAKFISSIGTGLALFFLIPIATGLWYGEDMKSFILFDLLFFLFNAAIFGALARRRMQMTVKGAIFSVNLIWLLLGIGGAIPLYLYTDVTPSGAFFEAISGFTTTGATIYTQIEQLPKSILMLRSLMHWLGGMGIIVLGVGLFSLINPTGSLTMFRAESTGIQLEKATPKIRDTALWLWGIYFLFTSANTLLLLAGGMGFFDAVNHAFSTIATGGFSTRDLSMGYWNDAPFILWTTTLFMIISGINFLVHLKALRGDFSGWRSEEVRWYLGIFLLFSVLLTALHLLNGSDGFGYSATHAFFTVASLLTTTGFTTLDYELWGAAPVALLLIAMLLGGNAGSTAGGMKTIRFVVLFKNLRAQLKQILQPSAVIGIFIDRERVGSEIIGRVSGFLVLFIATNVLVSLYLFVRGYDPMTSISTAVACVSNIGPGFALIGPSQNFHFYSDADKLLLSAAMIIGRLEFYTVVLLFTRSFWKRY; via the coding sequence GTGGATATACACACTCTGATCAACAGCGCCAAATTCATCAGCAGTATCGGCACCGGGCTGGCGCTCTTTTTCCTGATCCCGATCGCGACGGGGCTCTGGTACGGCGAGGATATGAAATCCTTCATCCTCTTCGACCTGCTCTTTTTCCTCTTCAATGCCGCGATCTTCGGCGCCCTGGCCCGCCGCCGGATGCAGATGACGGTCAAGGGGGCCATCTTCTCGGTCAATCTCATCTGGCTGCTCCTGGGCATCGGCGGCGCCATCCCGCTCTACCTCTACACCGACGTGACCCCGAGCGGCGCCTTTTTCGAGGCCATCAGCGGCTTTACGACGACGGGTGCGACGATCTACACGCAGATCGAGCAGCTGCCCAAAAGTATCCTGATGCTGCGCAGCCTGATGCACTGGCTCGGCGGCATGGGGATCATCGTCCTGGGCGTGGGGCTCTTCTCCCTGATCAACCCCACGGGATCGCTCACGATGTTCCGGGCGGAGTCCACCGGGATTCAGCTGGAAAAAGCGACGCCCAAGATCAGAGATACCGCCCTGTGGCTCTGGGGGATCTACTTCCTTTTTACAAGTGCGAACACCCTGCTGCTCCTTGCGGGCGGGATGGGCTTTTTCGATGCCGTCAACCACGCCTTCTCCACGATTGCCACGGGCGGCTTTTCGACCCGGGACCTCTCGATGGGGTACTGGAACGATGCGCCTTTCATCCTCTGGACCACCACCCTTTTTATGATCATCTCGGGGATCAACTTCCTCGTACACCTCAAAGCGCTGCGGGGCGATTTCAGCGGATGGCGCAGCGAAGAGGTGCGGTGGTATCTCGGGATCTTTCTGCTTTTCTCCGTGCTGCTGACCGCGCTGCATCTGCTTAACGGCAGCGACGGGTTTGGCTACAGTGCGACCCACGCCTTCTTTACCGTCGCGTCGCTGCTGACGACCACCGGGTTCACGACGCTCGATTATGAGCTGTGGGGCGCGGCGCCCGTGGCGCTGCTGCTGATCGCCATGCTGCTCGGCGGCAACGCCGGTTCGACGGCCGGGGGGATGAAGACCATCCGCTTTGTCGTCCTTTTCAAAAACCTCAGAGCCCAGCTGAAGCAGATCCTGCAGCCCAGCGCCGTCATCGGCATCTTCATCGACCGCGAACGCGTCGGCAGCGAGATCATCGGCAGGGTCAGCGGTTTCCTCGTGCTCTTTATCGCGACCAATGTCCTGGTCTCTCTCTACCTCTTTGTCCGCGGCTACGACCCCATGACCTCCATCAGCACCGCCGTCGCCTGCGTCAGCAACATCGGGCCGGGCTTCGCGCTCATCGGGCCGTCGCAGAATTTCCACTTCTACTCCGACGCGGACAAGCTCCTGCTCTCGGCCGCCATGATCATCGGCAGGCTGGAGTTCTATACGGTCGTGCTGCTGTTTACCCGGAGTTTCTGGAAACGCTACTAG
- a CDS encoding DegT/DnrJ/EryC1/StrS family aminotransferase gives MKINFIDLQAQYQAYKEEIDREVGEVMASAQFIGGPKLQKLESDLAAYTGAAHAIGCSSGTDALLLALMALDIKAGDEVITTPFTFIATAEVIAFLGAKAVFVDIDETTYNIDAALIEDAITERTKAIIPVSLYGQCADMDAVNAIAAKHGLPVIEDACQSFGAEYKGKKSCNLSTIGCTSFFPSKPLGAYGDGGAVFTNDDALAEKIRMLLNHGQNERYKHRYIGINGRLDAIQAAVLNVKLAHFDGEVEARMRIGAAYSEKLAGSNVVTPAVMEDRTSVYAQYSVRVKNREAVAAALNAKGVPTAVHYPMPLHLQEAFASLGHKAGDFPVSERVSEEIMSLPMSPYLTAEQQDFIVKALEENA, from the coding sequence ATGAAAATCAATTTTATCGATCTGCAGGCGCAGTATCAGGCATACAAAGAGGAGATCGACCGCGAAGTCGGCGAGGTCATGGCATCGGCCCAGTTCATCGGCGGACCGAAACTGCAGAAGCTTGAGAGCGACCTCGCCGCCTACACCGGCGCGGCGCACGCCATCGGCTGCAGCAGCGGCACGGACGCCCTGCTGCTGGCGCTCATGGCCCTCGACATCAAGGCCGGGGACGAGGTCATCACCACCCCGTTCACCTTCATTGCCACGGCCGAAGTCATCGCCTTCCTCGGCGCCAAAGCCGTCTTCGTCGACATCGACGAGACGACCTACAACATCGATGCCGCTTTGATCGAGGATGCCATCACCGAACGCACGAAGGCAATCATCCCCGTCTCGCTCTACGGCCAGTGCGCCGACATGGACGCGGTCAACGCCATCGCCGCCAAACACGGCCTCCCCGTTATCGAGGACGCCTGCCAGAGCTTCGGGGCCGAGTACAAGGGCAAAAAGTCCTGCAACCTCTCCACGATCGGCTGTACCTCCTTCTTCCCGTCCAAACCGCTGGGCGCGTACGGGGACGGCGGCGCCGTCTTCACGAACGACGATGCCCTGGCTGAGAAGATCCGCATGCTGCTCAACCACGGTCAGAACGAGCGCTACAAGCACCGCTACATCGGTATCAACGGCCGTCTCGACGCCATTCAGGCGGCGGTGCTCAACGTCAAACTGGCCCACTTCGACGGCGAAGTCGAAGCGCGTATGCGCATCGGTGCGGCCTACAGCGAAAAGCTGGCCGGTTCGAACGTCGTCACCCCTGCCGTCATGGAAGACCGCACCAGCGTCTACGCGCAGTACTCCGTCCGCGTCAAGAACCGCGAAGCCGTCGCCGCGGCCCTGAACGCCAAAGGCGTCCCGACGGCCGTCCACTACCCCATGCCGCTGCACCTGCAGGAGGCGTTCGCGTCCCTGGGCCATAAGGCCGGCGACTTCCCCGTCTCCGAACGCGTCAGCGAAGAGATCATGTCCCTGCCGATGAGCCCCTACCTCACCGCTGAGCAGCAGGACTTCATCGTGAAGGCCCTGGAGGAAAACGCATGA